In Aestuariirhabdus haliotis, a genomic segment contains:
- a CDS encoding penicillin-binding protein activator, whose amino-acid sequence MRLFPRLAFVSVLSLLIAACASGPDYPRVPPLPGQDLDQIQALLDQAEEAPPAQSAQLRMDAASLMISEQRLDEARQIAAELTPHKLDRNNRARYALLQAKLALGRNNVLAFTWLEHPSLLSIDNTDLRIESLQLRARALHMTGSSMAAIDDLLIALELANADLRANVEEQLWNTLLEMDLGELEQARNYHNLNYLDGWIELTEIVKKPASLANQLQSIATWSQNWPTHSGIRKLAELETIIRDSAANQPTHIALVLPQSGKLEKAGNAVRDGFMAAYYNAAQEGDQLPQLRFYDSGQSTANQLINQAISDGVEMIIGPLRKNAVNELAQQPLLPLPALTLNYSSDTQTTTDGLFQFGLAAEDEARQAARRGRQEGFERAVILTQKTARGTRVANAFAKEWAAHGGTVIDQRQFTGDNDYRQVVGSLLAIDESRGRARRLAAQIQESPEFEPRRREDIDVVFVFASPQQGRILKPTLAFQYAGNLPVLSTSSIYSGKPNNSRDKDLDGIKFTGYDWLLNNSHPLMQQIRKRWSQAEGSYAGLYALGADAFMLYSRVRQMNRIEGIELDGATGNLRMNKQQHIVRELSWYQFRDGAPHALESLPPLNQPAKEAIDGMDPETALQQGPASGGRGPELSPAPGFAPVN is encoded by the coding sequence ATGAGATTGTTTCCTCGCCTAGCATTCGTATCCGTTCTGAGCCTGTTAATCGCCGCTTGCGCAAGTGGCCCTGACTATCCTCGTGTGCCACCACTACCGGGCCAGGATCTGGACCAGATTCAGGCATTATTGGATCAGGCCGAAGAGGCGCCGCCAGCGCAAAGCGCTCAATTACGAATGGACGCCGCCAGCCTCATGATCAGCGAACAACGGCTCGATGAAGCGAGACAGATTGCGGCCGAACTAACCCCACACAAACTGGACAGAAACAACCGGGCCCGCTATGCGCTACTTCAGGCAAAACTCGCCTTGGGTCGCAACAACGTGCTGGCCTTTACCTGGCTTGAACACCCCAGCCTGCTCTCCATTGACAACACCGATTTACGAATCGAATCGCTGCAATTAAGAGCCCGTGCCTTGCATATGACTGGCAGTTCAATGGCAGCCATTGATGACCTGCTTATCGCTCTTGAACTTGCCAACGCCGACCTGAGAGCTAACGTCGAGGAGCAGCTGTGGAATACTCTGCTGGAAATGGATCTGGGCGAACTCGAGCAGGCACGCAACTATCACAACCTTAACTATCTGGACGGCTGGATTGAACTGACAGAAATCGTCAAGAAACCTGCCAGCCTGGCCAACCAATTACAAAGCATCGCAACCTGGTCTCAAAACTGGCCCACCCACAGCGGTATCCGGAAGCTGGCCGAACTGGAAACCATTATCCGCGACAGTGCCGCCAACCAACCCACCCATATAGCTCTGGTGTTACCGCAAAGCGGCAAGCTCGAGAAAGCAGGCAATGCCGTGCGAGATGGCTTTATGGCGGCCTACTACAATGCCGCCCAGGAGGGAGACCAACTCCCCCAGCTGCGTTTCTACGATAGCGGTCAAAGCACTGCCAACCAGCTGATCAATCAGGCCATCAGCGATGGTGTAGAGATGATTATCGGTCCATTGCGTAAAAACGCCGTCAACGAATTGGCTCAACAGCCTTTGTTGCCTTTGCCCGCCCTAACGCTTAATTACAGCAGTGATACTCAGACTACAACCGATGGTCTCTTTCAATTTGGCCTGGCAGCCGAAGATGAAGCACGACAAGCCGCACGCCGAGGTCGGCAGGAAGGCTTCGAGAGAGCCGTAATACTCACCCAAAAAACAGCACGGGGCACTCGAGTCGCTAACGCCTTTGCAAAGGAATGGGCAGCCCATGGCGGCACCGTTATCGATCAGCGCCAGTTCACCGGAGACAACGATTACCGACAGGTCGTTGGCTCATTACTTGCCATTGATGAAAGCCGCGGACGCGCTCGCCGCCTCGCCGCCCAAATACAAGAATCGCCCGAATTCGAACCCCGCAGACGTGAGGACATTGATGTGGTTTTTGTCTTCGCATCGCCGCAGCAGGGGCGTATTCTGAAGCCGACCCTGGCCTTCCAGTATGCCGGTAACCTTCCCGTACTCAGCACATCCAGTATCTATTCCGGAAAACCGAACAACTCCCGGGATAAAGACCTCGACGGCATCAAATTCACAGGCTACGACTGGCTGCTGAATAACAGCCATCCATTAATGCAACAGATCCGCAAGCGCTGGTCTCAAGCCGAAGGCAGCTACGCAGGCCTGTATGCATTGGGGGCCGACGCCTTCATGCTCTACTCCCGAGTACGACAGATGAACCGCATCGAAGGCATCGAGCTTGATGGAGCTACCGGCAACCTGCGCATGAATAAACAACAGCATATTGTTCGTGAACTCAGCTGGTATCAATTCCGCGACGGAGCGCCGCACGCACTAGAAAGCCTGCCTCCACTGAACCAACCAGCCAAGGAGGCAATCGATGGGATGGATCCTGAAACAGCGCTTCAACAAGGGCCAGCAAGCGGAGGCCGAGGCCCTGAGCTTTCTCCAGCACCAGGGTTTGCGCCTGTTAACTAA
- the ftsL gene encoding cell division protein FtsL, with product MVKSVWQELICKQHLLMVLLLVMVAVSALLVTYTAHLNRLAFNELMAERNSKHQAQVQWGQLLLQHSTLTTPSRIENLARKQLNMNIPHPKDTIMVVQ from the coding sequence ATGGTGAAGAGCGTGTGGCAGGAATTGATCTGCAAGCAACACCTGCTAATGGTGTTATTGCTGGTTATGGTTGCCGTTTCTGCGTTGTTGGTGACCTACACCGCACACCTTAACCGTTTGGCATTTAATGAGTTGATGGCTGAGCGCAATTCTAAGCATCAGGCGCAGGTGCAGTGGGGGCAGTTACTGCTTCAGCACAGCACCCTGACAACGCCTAGCCGAATTGAGAATCTGGCCCGTAAACAATTGAATATGAATATACCTCACCCAAAGGACACGATTATGGTGGTGCAGTGA
- the mraZ gene encoding division/cell wall cluster transcriptional repressor MraZ, producing the protein MRFRGANAINLDAKGRLAIPTRYRERLLAHDDGCLVATIDTDQPCLLIYPLAEWEEIQTKIEALPSFNPLTRRIQRLLIGHATDVEMDSSSRILVPPLLREHAALEKRCILVGQGKKFELWSEERWAERLNEDLQLGNSEDEVPAELSSLSL; encoded by the coding sequence GTGAGGTTTAGGGGAGCTAACGCCATCAATCTCGATGCCAAGGGGCGTCTTGCGATACCGACCAGGTATCGCGAGCGACTGCTTGCGCACGATGATGGGTGTCTGGTAGCGACCATTGATACCGACCAGCCCTGCTTGTTGATCTACCCGCTTGCGGAGTGGGAAGAGATTCAAACCAAAATTGAAGCGCTGCCCAGCTTTAACCCTCTGACACGACGCATACAGCGGTTGCTGATCGGCCATGCCACCGATGTGGAGATGGATTCCAGTAGCCGAATTCTGGTTCCACCATTGTTACGGGAACATGCTGCGCTGGAAAAACGCTGCATCCTCGTCGGCCAAGGCAAAAAGTTTGAGTTGTGGAGTGAAGAGCGTTGGGCTGAACGCCTGAATGAAGATTTGCAACTGGGTAATAGCGAAGACGAGGTTCCAGCAGAGCTAAGTTCTCTGTCTCTTTAA
- a CDS encoding phosphoheptose isomerase, producing the protein MSIQDRITTHFSDGIDVTIQCAETLPPLIADAGEMMVQALLNEGKIISCGNGGSASHAQHFTALLLNRFDRERPALPALALTADSTILSAISNDYSYHDVFSKQVRALAQASDVLLVISTSGNSASVVQSIQAAHDRQIPVIALTGRDGGNVASLLHPEDIEIRVPSFDPARIHEIHMMVVHCFCDLIDEYLFGDIMQ; encoded by the coding sequence ATGAGTATTCAGGATCGTATAACCACTCACTTTTCCGACGGCATTGATGTCACTATTCAATGCGCCGAAACCCTGCCTCCACTCATCGCCGATGCCGGCGAGATGATGGTACAGGCATTACTCAACGAGGGGAAAATTATCAGCTGCGGCAACGGTGGTTCAGCCTCCCACGCCCAGCATTTCACCGCCCTTCTGCTTAATCGTTTTGACCGCGAGCGGCCCGCCCTCCCCGCCTTGGCCCTGACTGCCGACAGCACCATACTGTCCGCTATATCAAACGATTACAGTTATCACGATGTATTTTCCAAGCAGGTTCGTGCTCTTGCCCAAGCCAGCGACGTACTGCTTGTCATTAGCACCAGTGGGAACTCCGCTAGCGTCGTACAGTCAATACAAGCAGCCCACGACCGTCAGATTCCTGTCATTGCTTTAACCGGTCGCGACGGAGGTAACGTGGCATCGCTGCTTCACCCCGAGGATATCGAAATTCGAGTGCCCTCCTTCGACCCGGCGCGCATTCATGAAATACATATGATGGTTGTGCACTGCTTTTGTGATTTGATTGATGAATATCTATTTGGAGACATAATGCAATGA
- a CDS encoding ClpXP protease specificity-enhancing factor: MSMSPSRPYMVRALYEWIVDNECTPYLLVNAMAEGVTVPQEFVNDGQIVLNISPSAVRELLMTNQEVEFNGRFGGRPMHIFIPVQAVMAIYARENGQGMVFEVEDDPEPEPIGGGDEDKSVSPAKPSGRPSLKVVK, translated from the coding sequence ATGTCGATGAGTCCGAGTCGCCCTTATATGGTCAGGGCGCTCTATGAGTGGATAGTGGACAACGAGTGCACGCCCTATTTATTGGTCAATGCGATGGCTGAGGGGGTGACGGTGCCGCAAGAGTTTGTCAATGACGGCCAGATTGTACTCAACATCTCCCCTTCGGCGGTGCGCGAGCTGTTGATGACCAACCAGGAGGTTGAGTTCAACGGCCGTTTTGGTGGGCGGCCGATGCATATTTTTATACCGGTGCAGGCTGTTATGGCAATCTATGCTCGAGAAAACGGTCAGGGAATGGTGTTTGAGGTCGAAGATGATCCTGAGCCGGAACCCATTGGTGGCGGTGATGAGGATAAGTCGGTGAGCCCGGCTAAACCATCGGGGCGACCTAGCTTGAAGGTGGTCAAATAG
- the rsmI gene encoding 16S rRNA (cytidine(1402)-2'-O)-methyltransferase, which produces MENGAALYVVATPIGNLEDISARAVRVLNDVDLIAAEDTRHSARLMDHLGIKTPMVAYHDHNERERSGRLLDRIEAGESVALISDAGTPLISDPGYHLVHEARARGVKVVPVPGASAIIAALSVAGLPSDRFRFEGFLPAKKNARRQRIERLGSSESTWIFYESTHRILDCMQDVQEVLGGERELVVARELSKTFETVYGGTASDVLAWMNADSNQQRGEFVVLVRGAPGQSEGDDLDPEARRILGILLQELSVKQASNLAAQITGERKKALYQLALEMKAG; this is translated from the coding sequence ATGGAAAACGGTGCAGCGCTTTATGTGGTGGCAACGCCGATCGGTAATCTTGAGGATATATCGGCACGGGCAGTTCGGGTGCTCAATGACGTCGATCTGATTGCTGCGGAAGATACACGCCACAGTGCTCGTTTAATGGATCATCTGGGCATAAAAACCCCTATGGTCGCTTACCATGATCATAATGAGCGGGAGCGAAGTGGTCGCTTACTCGACCGCATAGAGGCGGGTGAATCGGTCGCTTTGATCTCGGATGCAGGAACGCCGTTGATATCAGACCCAGGATACCATCTGGTTCATGAGGCTCGAGCTCGGGGGGTTAAGGTGGTGCCCGTGCCGGGTGCCAGCGCCATTATTGCTGCGCTGTCGGTGGCCGGGCTGCCATCGGATCGTTTTCGCTTTGAGGGGTTTCTTCCGGCAAAAAAAAATGCTCGCAGACAGCGTATTGAGCGGCTGGGCAGTAGTGAGTCCACCTGGATATTTTATGAGTCAACTCACCGCATACTCGATTGTATGCAGGATGTGCAGGAGGTGCTAGGGGGCGAGCGTGAGCTGGTTGTTGCCAGGGAGTTGAGCAAAACGTTTGAAACTGTTTACGGTGGTACGGCCTCTGATGTGTTGGCCTGGATGAATGCTGATAGTAATCAGCAACGCGGAGAGTTCGTTGTGCTGGTGCGTGGCGCACCCGGGCAAAGTGAAGGGGATGATCTGGATCCGGAGGCTCGACGAATATTGGGGATATTGCTGCAAGAGCTTTCCGTCAAGCAGGCCAGCAATCTGGCGGCCCAGATAACCGGTGAGCGGAAAAAGGCCCTGTACCAGCTTGCCCTCGAGATGAAAGCTGGTTAA
- the rsmH gene encoding 16S rRNA (cytosine(1402)-N(4))-methyltransferase RsmH has product MTHHDQHETVLLHEAVSSLVTSPDGRYVDGTFGRGGHSRLILSKLDDAGSLVGIDKDPRAIATANTLAEQDGRFQIQQGSFAEIESLVGGQVAGVLLDLGVSSPQLDDPERGFSFLNDGPLDMRMDPERGESAAQWLARASEEDIAWVLKTYGEERFAKRIARAIVEARGASDINRTAQLAKIVSEANPRWEKGKNPATRAFQGIRIYINSELKDLEVCLDQALELLKPGGRLVVISFHSLEDRMVKRFIRKHVKGDELPPGLPVRDDQLNKRLKSVGKAVKASADEVQRNPRSRSAVMRVAEKIG; this is encoded by the coding sequence ATGACGCATCACGATCAACACGAAACGGTTTTACTGCACGAGGCAGTGTCATCTCTGGTGACAAGCCCCGACGGTCGTTATGTGGATGGCACTTTCGGGCGGGGCGGTCATTCCCGTTTGATTTTGTCGAAACTGGACGATGCGGGTTCACTGGTTGGAATTGATAAAGATCCAAGGGCCATTGCAACAGCTAATACATTGGCTGAGCAAGATGGTCGGTTTCAAATTCAGCAGGGATCCTTCGCTGAAATAGAATCGCTGGTTGGTGGTCAGGTTGCGGGTGTACTGCTTGATTTGGGGGTGTCTTCTCCGCAACTGGATGATCCTGAACGTGGTTTCAGTTTCCTGAATGATGGTCCTCTTGACATGCGCATGGATCCGGAGCGCGGAGAGAGCGCTGCGCAATGGCTTGCTCGAGCGTCTGAGGAAGATATTGCCTGGGTATTAAAAACCTATGGCGAAGAGAGGTTTGCTAAACGCATAGCACGAGCGATCGTCGAGGCTCGAGGCGCTTCTGATATTAATCGTACCGCTCAGTTGGCGAAAATTGTCAGTGAGGCTAATCCTCGTTGGGAAAAGGGTAAAAACCCTGCAACCCGCGCTTTTCAGGGCATCAGGATTTATATCAATTCCGAACTTAAAGATCTGGAAGTGTGCCTGGATCAGGCTTTGGAATTGTTAAAGCCTGGCGGCCGCCTGGTGGTGATCAGCTTTCATTCACTCGAAGACCGGATGGTGAAACGCTTTATTCGCAAGCATGTTAAAGGCGACGAGCTACCACCGGGATTGCCGGTAAGAGATGACCAGTTAAACAAACGATTAAAGTCTGTCGGTAAAGCTGTCAAAGCCAGTGCCGACGAAGTTCAACGGAATCCAAGGTCACGCAGTGCTGTTATGCGTGTTGCAGAAAAGATTGGCTAG
- a CDS encoding glutathione S-transferase N-terminal domain-containing protein — MGVVAKRSSMIFYSDAAGHLSHRVRIVLAEKGVAVDVQDIEPENMPEEVADLNPYNSLPTLVDRDLVLYEPNVMMEYLDERFPHPPLLPVYPVARAQSRLLIHRIDKDWSELVATILDPKSREAALTKARKELRDSLVGIAPLFEEKPFFMSDEFTLVDCCVAPILWRLADLGIELPKQAKALQDYAERLFDRESFKESLSEVEREMRL, encoded by the coding sequence ATGGGCGTAGTCGCCAAGCGTTCTTCAATGATCTTTTATTCCGATGCTGCCGGTCACCTGAGCCATCGTGTACGTATTGTTCTCGCAGAAAAAGGGGTCGCTGTCGATGTTCAGGATATCGAACCCGAAAATATGCCTGAAGAGGTCGCCGACCTTAATCCCTACAATTCGCTACCCACGCTGGTAGATCGTGACCTTGTGCTATACGAACCGAATGTGATGATGGAGTACCTCGATGAGCGTTTTCCCCATCCTCCTTTGCTGCCAGTGTATCCGGTGGCAAGAGCTCAGAGTCGCCTGTTGATCCACCGTATCGATAAGGACTGGAGCGAATTGGTTGCAACGATTCTGGATCCGAAGTCTCGTGAAGCGGCACTGACAAAAGCTCGTAAAGAGCTGCGTGATAGCCTGGTTGGGATTGCGCCTCTGTTTGAAGAGAAGCCTTTCTTTATGAGTGACGAGTTTACTCTGGTAGATTGTTGCGTCGCTCCTATCCTCTGGCGTCTGGCTGATCTCGGTATCGAGTTGCCCAAGCAGGCCAAGGCCCTGCAGGATTACGCAGAGCGCTTGTTTGATCGCGAATCCTTCAAAGAAAGCCTGTCAGAAGTTGAGCGTGAGATGCGGCTCTGA
- a CDS encoding BON domain-containing protein: MRTIGLLTLAALITLSGCASTISAIKDEPITQEPGKRTTGRFISDETIETVALVNIDKADPGFKQARVSVISFDGTVLIVGQVPNERLKGIAGETVRNVRDVKQIYNELEIAGPISFVAANSDNWLTTKVKTKMMNDESVPASRIKVVTENGTVFLMGRVTNAEANSAVELVRTTYGVQRIVKVFDYIN, from the coding sequence ATGAGGACAATTGGACTCCTGACGCTAGCCGCTCTAATAACCCTATCGGGTTGCGCTTCTACCATCAGTGCCATCAAGGATGAACCCATCACTCAGGAGCCAGGTAAACGCACCACCGGCCGATTTATTAGCGACGAAACCATAGAAACCGTAGCCTTGGTCAACATCGACAAAGCCGACCCGGGGTTCAAACAAGCACGGGTGTCTGTAATCAGCTTCGATGGTACGGTTTTGATTGTCGGACAGGTTCCCAATGAACGCCTCAAGGGTATCGCGGGAGAGACGGTTCGTAACGTCCGCGACGTCAAACAGATTTATAATGAACTGGAGATTGCCGGCCCCATCAGCTTTGTCGCCGCCAACAGTGATAACTGGCTCACAACCAAGGTCAAAACAAAAATGATGAACGACGAGTCCGTTCCTGCCAGCCGAATTAAAGTGGTTACCGAAAACGGGACGGTGTTTTTAATGGGTCGGGTGACCAACGCGGAAGCGAACAGCGCCGTAGAACTGGTACGGACAACTTACGGCGTTCAGCGTATCGTCAAGGTTTTTGATTACATTAACTAG
- a CDS encoding YraN family protein: protein MGWILKQRFNKGQQAEAEALSFLQHQGLRLLTKNYAWRGGELDLIMTEQDTIVFVEVRQRSSSRYGTAEESLDQRKCHRLINCAQHYLQHHNMTNKACRFDVLAANGKADSQGFHFEWIKNAITL, encoded by the coding sequence ATGGGATGGATCCTGAAACAGCGCTTCAACAAGGGCCAGCAAGCGGAGGCCGAGGCCCTGAGCTTTCTCCAGCACCAGGGTTTGCGCCTGTTAACTAAAAACTATGCCTGGCGGGGAGGTGAACTCGACCTCATTATGACGGAGCAGGATACGATTGTTTTTGTCGAGGTCCGACAACGTAGCAGTAGCCGGTACGGTACTGCTGAAGAAAGTCTGGACCAGCGTAAGTGCCACCGACTGATCAATTGCGCTCAGCACTATTTGCAACATCACAACATGACCAACAAAGCTTGCCGGTTTGACGTGCTGGCGGCTAACGGAAAAGCGGATTCACAAGGTTTTCACTTTGAATGGATCAAAAACGCCATTACCCTGTAA